One segment of Larus michahellis chromosome 14, bLarMic1.1, whole genome shotgun sequence DNA contains the following:
- the CCDC137 gene encoding coiled-coil domain-containing protein 137 has translation MGSGGDMGRGPGRGRGRGRGQGRDQGQRPGPAQRSGQAPAPGRGAAAVRRGRKEKKMDNMKPKHPDEQEMPFRLRELIRSREAMKRPNPGKRRVAEKKQQPKSKGPKVPGDIPVPKFRRGKKESERSYICRMEQEVQRVLFLTKNQLQREPEKEAMAPEKSKRKKEFQNKKLEKARKKKEEKKEAMLEKSLFQDMVAFGEVVTQPPTITSRPRGRGAAEQAGRKRLLLTSRLGQSQASPASPSAPMSLARRRIVEEERVRVIQAYRDIQRRKQQQREVVRGGAKARRRVPC, from the exons ATGGGGAGCGGCGGCGACAtgggccgggggccgggccggggccggggtcggggccggggccagggccGGGACCAGGGCCAGAGACCGGGACCGGCACAGAGATCGGGACAGGCACCGGcaccggggcggggagcggccgccGTGCGCCGCGGCAG gaaggagaagaagatGGACAACATGAAACCCAAGCATCCCGACGAGCAGGAGATGCCCTTCCGCCTGCGGGAGCTCATCAGGAGCCGCGAGGCCATGAAGCGCCCCAACCCTGGGAAGAGGCGGGTGGCAG agaagaagcagcagccgaAGTCAAAGGGCCCCAAGGTCCCCGGAGACATCCCCGTGCCCAAGttcaggagggggaagaaagagtCGGAGCGCTCCTACATCTGTCGGATGGAGCAGGAGGTGCAGCGCGTCCTGTTCCTCACCAAGAACCAGCTGCAGCGGGAGCCTGAGAAGGAGGCGATGGCACCAGAGAAgtccaagagaaagaaaga GTTTCAGAATAAGAAGCTGGAAAAAGCgcggaagaagaaggaggagaagaaagaagccaTGCTGGAGAAGAGCCTGTTCCAAG ACATGGTGGCGTTCGGTGAAGTGGTTACGCAGCCGCCGACCATCACCTCGCGGCCCAGGGGCCGGGGCGCTGCGGAGCAG GCTGGACGGAAGCGGCTCCTCCTGACGTCTCGCCTGGGCCAGAGCCAGGCGTCCCCAGCGTCCCCATCAGCGCCAATGTCGTTGGCTCGCCGGCGCATCGTGGAGGAGGAGAGAGTGCGTGTCATCCAGGCCTACCGGGACATCCAGAGGCGCAAACAGCAGCAGCGGGAGGTGGTGCGGGGCGGCGCCAAGGCCAGACGCAGGGTCCCCTGCTAA
- the GPRC5C gene encoding G-protein coupled receptor family C group 5 member C isoform X1 — protein sequence MPATPAMPSARPWGSVGKGPWMPRSAPALRCRMGAAAGWVLLALLPAAGGQTTPPSGCGKDLSSLYYNLCDLSAAWGIVLEAVASLGVVTSFVLTIVLVASLPFVQDSQKKSLVATQVFFLLGTFGLFCLTFDFIVGPDFSTCASRRFLFGVLFGICFSCLLAHAVALNFLARRNQGPRCWVTLAVALLLALVEVIINAEWLIITVARQEGSSPDPCRLEDADFVMALIYVMFLLVAAFGTAWPALCGRYGRWRKHSAFILATTSLSMAIWVAWMAMYLYGNRRAGEKPGWDDPTLAIALVSNACAFLLFYVIPEVTHVTRRSPEQAFEDDIYPTRGVGYETILKEQKSQSMFVENKAFSMDEPSFGKKPVSPYSGYNGQLLTSVYQPTEMALMHKGPTEGPYDVILPRASTASPAAGSASSTLRAEDAFAAQARHAGAQRDSRNCQVQSPYGRNRW from the exons ATGCCAGCCACGCCAGCCATGCCATCCGCCCGGCCCTGGGGCTCCGTAGGAAAG GGTCCCTGGATGCCCCGCTCGGCGCCCGCACTGCGGTGCAGGATGGGTGCTGCGGCAGGAtgggtgctgctggccctgctccccgcAGCTGGCGGACAGACCACCCCCCCCTCGGGCTGCGGCAAGGACCTCTCCTCCCTTTACTACAACCTCTGCGACCTCTCGGCGGCCTGGGGCATCGTGCTGGAGGCTGTGGCCAGCCTCGGCGTGGTGACCAGCTTCGTGCTCACCATTGTCCTGGTGGCCAGTTTGCCCTTCGTGCAAGACTCCCAGAAGAAGAGCCTGGTGGCCACGCAGGTCTTTTTTCTTCTGGGCACCTTCGGGCTGTTCTGCCTGACATTTGACTTCATCGTGGGGCCGGATTTCTCCACCTGCGCCTCCCGCCGCTTCCTCTTTGGTGTCCTCTTTGGCatctgcttctcctgcctgctggcACATGCCGTGGCCCTCAACTTCTTGGCACGGAGGAACCAGGGCCCACGGTGCTGGGTGACACTAGCAGTGGCCCTGCTCCTCGCCTTGGTGGAGGTCATCATCAATGCCGAGTGGCTCATCATCACAGTGGCGCGGCAGGAGGGCAGCTCCCCGGACCCATGCCGGCTGGAGGACGCTGACTTCGTCATGGCACTCATCTACGTCATGttcctgctggtggctgccttTGGCACCGCCTGGCCAGCCCTCTGCGGCCGCTATGGCCGCTGGCGCAAGCACAGCGCCTTCATCCTGGCCACCACCAGCCTCTCCATGGCCATCTGGGTGGCGTGGATGGCCATGTACCTCTACGGGAACCGGCGCGCGGGCGAGAAGCCTGGCTGGGACGACCCCACGCTGGCCATTGCGCTGGTCTCCAATGCCTGcgccttcctcctcttctacGTCATCCCCGAGGTGACGCACGTGACGCGGCGGAGCCCCGAGCAGGCCTTCGAGGATGACATCTACCCCACGCGCGGGGTGGGCTACGAGACCATCCTCAAGGAGCAGAAGTCGCAGAGCATGTTTGTGGAGAACAAAGCCTTCTCCATGGACGAGCCCTCCTTCG GCAAGAAGCCGGTGTCCCCATACAGCGGCTACAACGGGCAGCTGCTGACCAGTGTCTACCAGCCCACCGAGATGGCTCTGATGCACAAGGGGCCG ACCGAAGGACCCTACGACGTGATCCTGCCCCGCGCCTCCACCGCCAGCCCGGCGGCCGGCAGCGCCAGCTCCACGCTGCGAGCCGAGGACGCCTTCGCGGCACAGGCCCGGCACGCCGGCGCCCAGCGGGACAGCAGGAACTGCCAG GTGCAGTCCCCGTACGGCAGGAACCGGTGGTGA
- the GPRC5C gene encoding G-protein coupled receptor family C group 5 member C isoform X2, which yields MPRSAPALRCRMGAAAGWVLLALLPAAGGQTTPPSGCGKDLSSLYYNLCDLSAAWGIVLEAVASLGVVTSFVLTIVLVASLPFVQDSQKKSLVATQVFFLLGTFGLFCLTFDFIVGPDFSTCASRRFLFGVLFGICFSCLLAHAVALNFLARRNQGPRCWVTLAVALLLALVEVIINAEWLIITVARQEGSSPDPCRLEDADFVMALIYVMFLLVAAFGTAWPALCGRYGRWRKHSAFILATTSLSMAIWVAWMAMYLYGNRRAGEKPGWDDPTLAIALVSNACAFLLFYVIPEVTHVTRRSPEQAFEDDIYPTRGVGYETILKEQKSQSMFVENKAFSMDEPSFGKKPVSPYSGYNGQLLTSVYQPTEMALMHKGPTEGPYDVILPRASTASPAAGSASSTLRAEDAFAAQARHAGAQRDSRNCQVQSPYGRNRW from the exons ATGCCCCGCTCGGCGCCCGCACTGCGGTGCAGGATGGGTGCTGCGGCAGGAtgggtgctgctggccctgctccccgcAGCTGGCGGACAGACCACCCCCCCCTCGGGCTGCGGCAAGGACCTCTCCTCCCTTTACTACAACCTCTGCGACCTCTCGGCGGCCTGGGGCATCGTGCTGGAGGCTGTGGCCAGCCTCGGCGTGGTGACCAGCTTCGTGCTCACCATTGTCCTGGTGGCCAGTTTGCCCTTCGTGCAAGACTCCCAGAAGAAGAGCCTGGTGGCCACGCAGGTCTTTTTTCTTCTGGGCACCTTCGGGCTGTTCTGCCTGACATTTGACTTCATCGTGGGGCCGGATTTCTCCACCTGCGCCTCCCGCCGCTTCCTCTTTGGTGTCCTCTTTGGCatctgcttctcctgcctgctggcACATGCCGTGGCCCTCAACTTCTTGGCACGGAGGAACCAGGGCCCACGGTGCTGGGTGACACTAGCAGTGGCCCTGCTCCTCGCCTTGGTGGAGGTCATCATCAATGCCGAGTGGCTCATCATCACAGTGGCGCGGCAGGAGGGCAGCTCCCCGGACCCATGCCGGCTGGAGGACGCTGACTTCGTCATGGCACTCATCTACGTCATGttcctgctggtggctgccttTGGCACCGCCTGGCCAGCCCTCTGCGGCCGCTATGGCCGCTGGCGCAAGCACAGCGCCTTCATCCTGGCCACCACCAGCCTCTCCATGGCCATCTGGGTGGCGTGGATGGCCATGTACCTCTACGGGAACCGGCGCGCGGGCGAGAAGCCTGGCTGGGACGACCCCACGCTGGCCATTGCGCTGGTCTCCAATGCCTGcgccttcctcctcttctacGTCATCCCCGAGGTGACGCACGTGACGCGGCGGAGCCCCGAGCAGGCCTTCGAGGATGACATCTACCCCACGCGCGGGGTGGGCTACGAGACCATCCTCAAGGAGCAGAAGTCGCAGAGCATGTTTGTGGAGAACAAAGCCTTCTCCATGGACGAGCCCTCCTTCG GCAAGAAGCCGGTGTCCCCATACAGCGGCTACAACGGGCAGCTGCTGACCAGTGTCTACCAGCCCACCGAGATGGCTCTGATGCACAAGGGGCCG ACCGAAGGACCCTACGACGTGATCCTGCCCCGCGCCTCCACCGCCAGCCCGGCGGCCGGCAGCGCCAGCTCCACGCTGCGAGCCGAGGACGCCTTCGCGGCACAGGCCCGGCACGCCGGCGCCCAGCGGGACAGCAGGAACTGCCAG GTGCAGTCCCCGTACGGCAGGAACCGGTGGTGA
- the GPR142 gene encoding putative G-protein coupled receptor 142, translating to MMPVPNSTAVVWVDEAARPEPERSPCMVGVFPIVYYSVLLGLGLPVNVLTAVALSRLATRTKKSSYWYLLALTTSDILTQVFIIFVGFILQTAILARAVPSAFIHTVNVLEFTANHASIWVTVLLTVDRYVALCHPLRYRAVSYPQRTRKIIAAVFAVALATGIPFYWWLDLWRDADPPTTLDMVLKWVHCVTIYFLPCSIFLATNSIIICKLKQRRRSGDGRPHLSKTTALLLAVTTVFIVLWAPRTIVMICHLYVASVKRDWRVHLALDIANMVAMLNTTLNFFLYCFVSQTFRRTVGEVLRAHLRHSPRTGSGRFPPPALKPLELLAGTAL from the exons ATGATGCCTGTGCCCAACAGCACGGCAGTGGTGTGGGTCGACGAGGCAGCACGGCCAGAGCCAGAGCGGTCACCCTGCATGGTCGGCGTCTTCCCCATCGTGTACTACAGCGTCCTGCTGGGTCTGGGGCTcccag TGAATGTCCTGACCGCTGTGGCCCTGTCCCGCCTGGCCACAAGGACCAAGAAGTCATCGTACTGGTACCTGCTGGCCCTGACCACCTCCGACATCCTCACCCAGgtcttcatcatctttgtgggctTCATCCTGCAGACAGCCATCCTGGCCCGGGCGGTGCCCAGCGCCTTCATCCACACCGTCAACGTCCTGGAGTTCACCGCCAACCACGCCTCCATCTGGGTCACCGTCCTGCTGACCGTGGACCGCTACGTGGCCCTCTGCCACCCGCTGCGGTACCGCGCCGTCTCCTACCCACAGCGCACCCGCAAGATCATCGCAGCCGTCTttgccgtggctctggccacaggcaTTCCCTTCTACTGGTGGCTGGACCTGTGGCGTGACGCcgacccccccaccaccctggaCATGGTGCTCAAGTGGGTGCACTGCGTCACCATCTACTTCTTGCCCTGCAGCATCTTCCTGGCCACCAACTCCATCATCATCTGCAAGCTGAAGCAGCGGAGGCGCTCAGGGGATGGCCGACCCCACCTGAGCAAGACCACGGCCCTCCTCCTGGCTGTCACCACCGTCTTCATCGTGCTCTGGGCTCCCCGGACCATCGTCATGATCTGCCACCTCTACGTGGCCTCAGTCAAGAGGGACTGGCGCGTGCATTTGGCCTTGGACATCGCCAACATGGTGGCCATGCTCAACACCACCCTCAACTTCTTCCTCTACTGCTTCGTCAGCCAGACTTTCCGCCGCACGGTGGGCGAGGTGCTCCGGGCCCACCTCCGGCACAGCCCCCGGACTGGCAGTGGCCGCTTCCCACCCCCGGCCCTGAAACCGCTGGAGCTGCTAGCCGGCACGGCCCTCTGa
- the BTBD17 gene encoding BTB/POZ domain-containing protein 17 has translation MARLTGARPVAARRWGCVASAFLFLLLTVQAAQKADLSGDATAATINHSLMLLQRLQELLQNGNGSDSVLRVRTAASDEAKVFHTHQLLLSLQSEVFESLLHNQSTITLHEPPETAALFEKFIRYLYCGGVSILLHQAIPMHQLASKYRVWGLQRGVADYMKTHLASESSQGHVVGWYHYAVRIGDAALQESCLQFLAWNLSAVLGSAEWGSVSVELLLLLLERSDLVLHSELELYTAVESWLSRRQPEGPVAKRVLRAIRYPMIAPSQLFRLQVQSPVLARHYGAVQDLLFQAFQFHAAPPLHFAKYFDVNCSMFLPRNYLAPSWGSQWVINNPARDDRSTSFQTQLGPSSHDAGKRVTWNVLFSPRWLPVSLRPVYSDSVSGAVQPARIEDGRPRLVITPAMSSPDFAGVSFQKTVLVGVRQQGRVVVKHAYSFHQSSDEAADFLAHADLQKRTSEYLIDNSLHLHIIIKPVYHSLIKVKK, from the exons ATggccaggctgacgggcgccCGGCCCGTGGCCGCCCGCCGCTGGGGCTGTGTtgcctctgccttcctcttcctcctcctcaccgtGCAAGCGG cccagaaagccgaccTTAGCGGCGACGCCACAGCAGCCACCATCAACCACTCGCTGATGCTGCTGcagcggctgcaggagctgctgcagaacgGCAACGGCAGCGACTCGGTGCTGCGGGTGCGCACGGCCGCCTCCGACGAGGCCAAGGTCTTCCACACccaccagctgctgctcagcctccAGAGCGAGGTCTTTGAGAGCCTCCTGCACAACCAGAGCACCATCACCCTGCACGAGCCGCCTGAGACTGCTGCCCTCTTCGAAAAGTTTATCAG GTACCTGTACTGCGGGGGGGTCTCCATCCTGCTGCACCAAGCCATCCCCATGCACCAGCTGGCCAGCAAGTACCGGGTGTGGGGGCTGCAGCGCGGCGTGGCCGACTACATGAAGACCCACCTGGCCAGCGAGTCGAGCCAGGGCCACGTGGTGGGCTGGTACCACTACGCCGTGCGCATCGGGGACGCGGCGCTGCAGGAGAGCTGCCTCCAGTTCCTGGCCTGGAACCTCTCGGCCGTACTGGGCAGCGCCGAGTGGGGCTCGGTGAgcgtggagctgctgctgctgctgctggagcgcTCTGACCTGGTCCTGCACAGCGAGCTGGAGCTCTACACCGCCGTGGAGAGCTGGCTGAGCCGCCGACAGCCCGAGGGTCCCGTGGCCAAGCGGGTGCTGCGTGCTATCCGCTACCCCATGATCGCGCCCAGCCAGCTCTTTCGGCTGCAGGTGCAGTCGCCGGTGCTGGCGCGGCACTACGGCGCGGTGCAGGACCTGCTCTTCCAGGCTTTCCAGTTCCACGCCGCCCCCCCTCTCCATTTCGCCAAGTATTTTGACGTCAACTGCAGCATGTTCCTGCCCCGCAACTACCTCGCGCCCAGCTGGGGCTCCCAGTGGGTCATCAACAACCCGGCCCGGGACGACCGCAGCACCAGCTTCCAGACCCAGCTGGGTCCCAGCAGCCACGACGCCGGGAAGCGAGTGACCTGGAACGTCCTCTTCTCACCGCGCTGGCTGCCCGTCAGCCTGCGCCCCGTCTATTCGGACTCGGTCTCGGGCGCCGTCCAGCCGGCGCGCATCGAGGACGGTCGCCCCCGGCTCGTCATCACCCCGGCCATGAGCAGCCCCGACTTTGCCGGCGTCAGCTTCCAGAAGACGGTGCTGGTGGGCGTGCGGCAGCAGGGCCGCGTCGTGGTGAAGCACGCCTACAGCTTCCACCAGAGCTCGGATGAGGCGGCCGACTTCCTCGCCCACGCCGACCTGCAGAAGCGCACCTCCGAGTACCTCATCGACAACTCCCTGCACCTCCACATCATCATCAAACCCGTCTACCACTCCCTCATCAAGGTGAAGAAGTAA
- the KIF19 gene encoding kinesin-like protein KIF19: protein MAPPAPSEDTNAPGDSEEQQLVVALRIRPMSAAELAEGARPIAHLMDEQVVVLQDPMEDPDDILRASCSREKSYVFDVAFDSSAIQETVYRATTQGLVAGVISGHNATVFAYGPTGCGKTYTMLGTDGEPGIYARTLGELFQAIEDASGDTEYEVSMSYLEIYNEMIRDLLNPSLGCLQLREDAGGTVQVAGITEISAISAKEVLQALARGNMQRTQEPTAANRTSSRSHAVLQVTVRQRRRGRGLRRGRLFMIDLAGSERAAQTQNRGQRMKEGAHINRSLLALGNCIKALSHQASTKYINYRDSKLTRLLKDSLGGNSHTVMIAHISPASTAFEESRSTLAYAHRAKSIRTTAGLGPQAEPAQLFRQSQQHTRRLDVARRHRSGWEEQREVLALLCRLHHLELEAAEMRSRTLLEGGLRHPPATVAQRFGRHRALCARIIQQQQQLIADHRLSVPRPLEELYETYLQELAGDFGDSGTLKGTSLPKVPQVTGTESLWDPEQDSVRARSCEHPTLLQDDALPPLCPMGDSTPTPMFKKTPRAQQPGSAAVPTPPPGRGTVALEVSTAMPAAPKPRGGDANGCRVSWQRTPWTSPSTGTSAVAAVAVVAAGRERREVSSSTKSIVAKAVQCRSCIPESIHLHSPDAWEEWGGPRLWHTSSEVGTCNPRSPGTWLQARKKGHKEPGRRKESLDGRRRSRRSQSFEVTGHGHHARGPSLQQLASPMVPPLPSTMLQSRSEHAVLVGARAASTQGPPKALPRAKPLQTQLPGRASTHGSAASPGAVPAPPARMDGVAGTEPSALPKGDKVLCQASGLSARPANPSMMRKGVEGARAGMGQLPAVSGLVPPKHLPLREAAGPPTPAWARTQLAAEPRSAAAGVPVPAAGPSTTASLPGTEGPQCHRGGVTGRPGCPCPHPLAHQGL from the exons ATGGCA cccccagcccccagcgaGGACACGAATGCTCCAGGGGACAGCgaggagcagcagctggtg GTGGCTCTTCGCATCCGCCCGATGAGCGCGGCCGAGCTGGCGGAGGGGGCCAGACCCATCGCCCACCTCATGGATGAACAG GTCGTGGTGCTGCAAGACCCCATGGAAGACCCCGACGACATCCTGCGCGCCAGCTGCTCCCGGGAGAAATCCTACGTCTTCGATGTGGCCTTCGACTCTTCGGCCATCCAG GAGACCGTGTACCGTGCCACCACCCAGGGTCTTGTCGCGGGTGTCATCTCCGGCCACAACGCCACCGTCTTCGCCTACGGCCCCACCG GCTGCGGGAAGACCTACACCATGCTGGGCACCGACGGCGAGCCTGGCATCTATGCCCGCACCCTGGGCGAGCTCTTCCAGGCCATCGAGGATGCCAGCGGTGACACCGAGTACGAGGTCTCCATGTCCTACCTTGAG aTCTACAACGAGATGATCCGGGACCTGCTGAACCCCTCgctgggctgcctgcagctccgGGAGGACGCTGGTGGCACCGTCCAGGTGGCCGGCATCACCGAAATCTCCGCCATCAGCGCCAAGGAG GTCCTGCAGGCGCTGGCGCGGGGGAACATGCAGCGGACGCAGGAGCCCACAGCCGCCAACCGCACCTCGTCCCGCTCCCACGCGGTGCTGCAGGTCACCGTGCGCCAGCGGCGCCGGGGTAGGGGGCTGCGCCGCGGCCGCCTCTTCATGATCGACCTGGCGGGCTCCGAGCGGGCTGCGCAG ACACAGAACCGCGGGCAGAGGATGAAGGAGGGGGCCCACATCAACCGCTCGCTGCTGGCCCTGGGCAACTGCATCAAGGCTCTGAGCCACCAGGCGAGCACCAAGTACATCAACTATCGCGACAGCAAGCTGACCCGCCTGCTCAAG GACTCACTTGGAGGCAACAGCCACACGGTGATGATCGCCCACATCAGCCCTGCCAGCACCGCCTTCGAGGAGTCCCGCAGCACCCTCGCCTACGCCCACCGCGCCAAGAGCATCCGCACCACGGCAGGGCTGGGACCGCAG GCAGAGCCAGCACAGCTCTtccggcagagccagcagcacacaCGTCGGCTGGACGTGGCCCGGCGGCATCGGAGCGGCTGGGAGGAGCAGCGGGAGGTGCTGGCCCTGCTGTGCCGCCTGCATCacctggagctggaggcagcagagatGCGCTCCCGCACCCTGCTCGAGGGTGGCCTCCGGCACCCGCCGGCCACCGTGGCGCAGCGCTTCGGTCGTCACCGTGCCCTCTGCGCTCGCatcatccagcagcagcagcagctcattgCCG ACCACCGGCTGTCGGTGCCACGGCCGCTGGAGGAGCTGTACGAGACTTacctgcaggagctggcaggggacTTTGGGGACAGTGGCACCCTCAAG ggcacgtcCCTGCCCAAGGTCCCACAGGTGACCGGCACAGAGAGCCTGTGGGACCCGGAGCAGGACAGCGTGCGGGCACGGAGCTGTGAGCACCCCACACTGCTGCAGGACGATGCCCTCCCACCCCTGTGCCCCATGGGGGACAG CACCCCGACCCCCATGTTCAAGAAGACCCCTCGGGCACAGCAGCCAGGGAGCGCGGCGGTGCCCACCCCACCTCCTGGCCGTGGCACAGTGGCCCTGGAGGTGAGCACGGCCATGCCCGCGGCACCGAAGCCCCGAGGTGGGGATGCTAATGGGTGCCGTGTGTCCTGGCAGCGCACGCCATGGACGAGCCCGAGCACCGGGACCAGcgcggtggcagcggtggcagtggtggcagcaggcaggg AACGCCGGGAGGTGTCGAGCAGCACCAAAAGCATCGTGGCTAAGGCTGTCCAGTGCCGGTCCTGCATCCCGGAGAGCATCCACCTGCACTCACCGGACGCCTGGGAGGAATGGGGTGGCCCCAGGCTGTGGCACACCAGCAGCGAGGTGGGGACATGCAACCCCCGCTCCCCGGGGACCTGGCTGCAGGCACGcaagaagggccacaaggagccagggaggaggaaggaatcGCTGGATGGCAGAAGGAGATCGAGGAGGTCACAGTCCTTCGAGGTAACCGGCCATGGG CATCATGCCCGTGGaccctctctccagcagctggcaTCCCCCATGGTCCCCCCGCTGCCATCCACCATGCTGCAGAGCCGCTCCGAGCACGCCGTGCTGGTGGGGGCGCGGGCAgccagcacccagggaccccccaaagcCCTGCCCAGAGCAAAGCCCCTGCAGACCCAGCTGCCGG gaAGGGCCAGCACCCACGGCTCGGCGGCATCACCGGGAGCGGTGCCAGCGCCTCCGGCAAGGATGGATGGAGTTGCTGGTACTGAGCCCAGCGCCTTGCCGAAGGGGGACAAGGTCCTGTGCCAAGCCAGCGGGCTGAGCGCCCGTCCTGCCAACCCCAGCATGATGCG GAAGGGGGTGGAGGGTgcccgggcagggatggggcagctgccGGCCGTGAGTGGGTTGGTGCCCCCCAAGCATCTTCCGCTGCGGGAGGCAGCCGGACCGCCCACCCCAGCCTGGGCACGCACCCAGCTCGCCGCCGAGCCCCGGAGTGCTGCTGCCGGGGTACCCGTGCCCGCAGCCGGGCCCAGCACCACGGCCTCGCTGCCCGGCACAGAGGGACCCCAGTGCCACAGGGGTGGCGTCACAGGAAGGccgggctgtccctgtccccatcctctcgCCCATCAGGGTTTGTGA